In Clostridium sp. DL-VIII, the following proteins share a genomic window:
- a CDS encoding InlB B-repeat-containing protein produces the protein MKHNFLKKSIMACIAASALVTLLPVGASAAWIKSYYGNWSYTEGYGYATGWRQIDGLWYFFDSYGLMRTGWINDGGQWYYADLSGAMQTGIIQIEGKIYLFSSNGAMQKGSNVINGKLYNFDDNGICVGTDYPMPARAFDYYGNNAIPYVPSQIVDESASMSKDIPSDGLNQVKQYTITFKDPDADDDDEEVLKKRTADEGTMVPLYKPSKSGYTFIEWNTKSDGDGTGYEDTDKIRLEKNMTLYAQWEEIDDDTDK, from the coding sequence GTGAAGCATAACTTTTTGAAGAAATCAATCATGGCCTGCATTGCAGCTTCAGCTTTAGTTACCTTGTTACCAGTGGGAGCTTCAGCCGCATGGATTAAAAGTTATTATGGTAATTGGAGTTATACAGAAGGATATGGATATGCTACGGGCTGGAGACAAATAGATGGTTTATGGTATTTCTTTGATTCATATGGATTAATGAGAACTGGATGGATTAATGATGGCGGACAGTGGTATTATGCTGATTTGAGTGGAGCTATGCAGACAGGCATAATTCAAATAGAAGGAAAAATTTATTTGTTTTCATCAAATGGAGCTATGCAAAAAGGAAGCAATGTAATAAATGGAAAACTCTATAATTTTGATGATAATGGAATCTGTGTTGGGACTGATTATCCAATGCCTGCTAGAGCTTTTGATTACTATGGAAACAATGCAATACCATATGTACCAAGCCAGATAGTAGATGAAAGTGCAAGCATGTCAAAAGATATTCCATCAGATGGATTAAATCAAGTAAAACAATACACAATTACATTTAAGGATCCAGATGCAGATGATGATGACGAGGAAGTTCTTAAGAAAAGAACTGCAGACGAAGGAACAATGGTGCCTTTATACAAACCTTCAAAGAGCGGTTATACTTTTATTGAGTGGAACACTAAGAGTGATGGAGATGGCACAGGATATGAGGATACAGATAAGATAAGACTTGAGAAAAATATGACGTTATATGCACAATGGGAAGAAATTGATGATGACACAGATAAATAA
- a CDS encoding Ig-like domain-containing protein has translation MKRKLINKIVAGAVISTTLCTLNPVKASAEWVNDYQGNFYYMQGSQRLTGWNRIDGQLYYFDEDGKMQTGWIKAGSSWYYLQNSGALKTGWINYNKNWYYADSNGAMQSGVINISGKVYIFDNNGILQTRNIVINGEFYTIGSDGEVVGARVPTPSKEFDGYGNYVQILKSDDAKANGSPTNSSFNNVIEDQTESDDDPNEGRIFKVLLKDSNGSDLNTKTVKYNKKIDLYEPTKTGYYFSGWNTKSDGSGKNYDEDDDIKVKEDLTLYAQWSQDNSTKVDSITIKGSSYVTINKTIQMTAEVLPSDAANRNVKWSVTNGTGQAKISSSGELTGVANGTVTVKAASTDGSNVIASKTVTVSATDILVPVSKITVTSTTGMSQITTDGGTLQMVASVLPSDADNQDVTWSVDETSGGAEISDTGLLTAKSNGTVTVKATAKDNSGVVGTKTITISGQNNTVPVESITSVTGSGGINAITTDASLGGANGTLQMVANILPTNASNKTVTWAIIPDSSCTGKASISTYTGLLTAEADGKVKVRATLQSNPQIYKEGFVDIRNQSVKLTGFVIHAKDQSGQEKTSIDSNAGTLEMSISTTPAAASYKSVAWSTERAGDSTGSANIVDNGNHTATLKAVTDGEVLVKAVVTALDGSKITQTTKISITGQNSAVSLTGIQVTDKSGSAKPTITADNGTLQMVANFLPYNQTEATASSIKWTAVNETGAANIDPNTGILTAVSNGKVNVIATYTPSGTTKPSISGNTEVYIQGQYNETTDITITPDGPVEVGGTLQMNAAVKSNGGNSTYTAVKWSVQGSVDGGSATIDNNGVLKGLQIGNVIVIATSDYFDGVSHGKSVSKTIYVSEKVPITGIDLSSNSSTLDCTNGNTLQMSATLTGKDGKNPTNPTINWSVTPAGTATITPNGGLLTAIANGSVTVTAATPDGTVTNTKVITIQNLIVNATGYTLKGFPVVNGTVGASETNKITDNAGTLQMKANVVPATATTIPTQVNWSAAPCIDGPSKSGGAADIVSNTDGALLTAKANGDVRVTFTAIYANGTKVSGSEVITITGQIVNVTGIAIDRTKIPSAVGLNKKLQMAAAITPAGATNRSINWKVTDNTGADIPSIAVIDPTGVLTTMGTASTVKVTATSADNPSISDYVFVTIG, from the coding sequence ATGAAACGTAAATTAATAAATAAAATAGTTGCTGGAGCTGTTATATCTACAACATTATGTACATTAAATCCAGTTAAAGCTTCAGCTGAATGGGTGAATGATTATCAGGGTAATTTTTATTATATGCAGGGAAGTCAAAGGTTAACAGGCTGGAATAGAATTGATGGACAGTTATATTATTTTGACGAAGATGGAAAGATGCAGACTGGATGGATTAAAGCAGGGAGTTCATGGTATTATTTGCAAAATAGCGGAGCATTAAAAACTGGATGGATCAATTATAATAAAAATTGGTATTATGCAGACTCTAATGGTGCAATGCAGTCAGGAGTTATTAATATATCAGGAAAAGTTTATATTTTTGATAATAATGGAATCTTGCAAACTAGAAATATAGTTATTAATGGAGAGTTTTATACTATTGGTTCAGATGGAGAAGTTGTTGGGGCAAGAGTTCCAACACCTAGTAAAGAATTTGATGGTTATGGAAATTATGTTCAAATTTTAAAAAGTGATGATGCTAAAGCAAATGGATCTCCTACCAATTCAAGCTTTAACAATGTTATTGAAGATCAAACTGAGTCAGATGATGATCCTAACGAAGGAAGAATTTTTAAAGTCTTGCTTAAGGATTCAAACGGATCTGATCTTAACACAAAAACTGTTAAATATAATAAAAAAATTGATCTATATGAGCCAACAAAGACAGGCTATTATTTTTCAGGATGGAATACTAAGAGCGATGGATCAGGAAAAAATTATGATGAAGATGATGATATAAAAGTAAAAGAAGATTTAACCTTATATGCTCAATGGAGTCAAGATAATTCTACGAAGGTAGACAGTATTACCATTAAGGGAAGTTCATATGTTACTATAAATAAAACTATTCAAATGACAGCAGAGGTATTACCAAGTGATGCAGCAAATAGAAATGTAAAATGGTCTGTTACTAATGGAACAGGACAAGCTAAAATAAGCAGCAGTGGAGAATTAACAGGAGTTGCAAATGGAACAGTTACAGTAAAAGCAGCTTCTACAGATGGATCTAATGTAATTGCATCAAAGACAGTAACTGTAAGTGCAACAGATATATTAGTTCCTGTATCTAAAATAACTGTAACTAGTACAACTGGTATGTCTCAAATAACAACTGATGGTGGAACACTCCAAATGGTTGCAAGTGTATTACCAAGTGATGCAGATAATCAGGATGTAACCTGGTCAGTTGATGAAACATCTGGAGGCGCTGAAATTAGCGATACTGGACTTTTAACTGCAAAATCTAATGGAACAGTCACAGTAAAAGCAACAGCTAAAGATAATTCGGGAGTTGTAGGAACTAAAACTATAACAATAAGTGGACAAAACAATACAGTTCCAGTAGAAAGCATTACTTCAGTAACTGGAAGTGGCGGAATAAATGCTATAACTACTGATGCTTCCTTAGGTGGAGCAAATGGAACCCTTCAAATGGTTGCTAATATACTGCCAACTAATGCAAGTAATAAAACAGTAACCTGGGCAATAATACCTGATAGCAGCTGTACAGGAAAGGCATCAATTTCTACATATACAGGATTGTTAACAGCAGAAGCAGATGGAAAGGTTAAAGTAAGAGCAACTTTACAAAGTAATCCACAAATATATAAGGAAGGATTTGTAGATATTAGGAACCAAAGTGTTAAGTTGACTGGTTTTGTTATACATGCTAAGGATCAAAGTGGACAAGAAAAAACTTCTATTGACAGTAATGCAGGAACACTTGAAATGTCTATTAGTACTACACCAGCAGCTGCAAGCTATAAATCAGTAGCTTGGTCAACTGAAAGAGCTGGAGATAGCACAGGAAGTGCAAATATTGTGGATAATGGTAATCATACAGCTACATTAAAAGCAGTAACAGATGGAGAGGTTTTAGTGAAAGCTGTTGTAACTGCTTTAGATGGATCTAAAATTACCCAAACTACTAAAATATCAATTACTGGACAGAATTCAGCAGTAAGTTTAACAGGAATTCAAGTGACCGATAAATCTGGAAGTGCAAAGCCAACTATAACAGCTGATAATGGAACATTACAAATGGTAGCAAATTTCTTACCATATAATCAAACAGAAGCCACTGCATCTTCAATAAAATGGACTGCTGTAAATGAAACAGGAGCTGCAAATATTGATCCTAACACAGGAATATTAACAGCAGTGTCAAATGGAAAAGTTAATGTTATAGCAACTTATACACCTTCAGGCACAACTAAGCCAAGTATTTCTGGAAATACAGAAGTTTATATACAAGGCCAATATAATGAAACAACAGATATAACTATAACTCCTGATGGACCAGTTGAAGTAGGAGGAACATTACAAATGAATGCAGCAGTAAAAAGTAATGGAGGTAATTCTACTTATACTGCAGTTAAATGGAGTGTTCAGGGAAGTGTCGATGGTGGCTCTGCAACAATAGATAATAATGGTGTACTAAAAGGGCTGCAAATTGGTAATGTTATTGTAATAGCAACATCTGATTATTTTGATGGAGTGTCTCATGGAAAGTCTGTTAGTAAAACTATATATGTTAGTGAAAAAGTGCCAATTACAGGAATTGATCTGTCATCAAATTCTAGTACGTTAGACTGTACAAACGGAAATACACTACAAATGAGTGCTACACTTACTGGAAAGGATGGCAAAAATCCAACAAACCCAACAATAAATTGGTCAGTTACACCAGCAGGAACTGCAACTATTACTCCTAACGGAGGGCTTCTAACAGCGATAGCAAATGGATCTGTTACAGTAACAGCAGCAACTCCAGATGGAACAGTTACAAATACGAAAGTTATAACAATCCAAAATTTAATAGTTAATGCAACAGGATATACATTGAAGGGCTTTCCTGTAGTTAATGGGACTGTTGGAGCTTCTGAAACTAACAAAATTACAGATAATGCAGGAACGCTTCAAATGAAAGCAAATGTAGTGCCAGCAACTGCAACTACTATACCAACCCAAGTGAACTGGTCAGCTGCACCATGTATAGATGGCCCAAGTAAATCAGGTGGAGCTGCAGATATTGTTTCTAATACTGATGGTGCTTTATTAACTGCAAAAGCAAATGGAGATGTAAGAGTAACATTTACTGCCATATATGCCAATGGTACGAAAGTAAGTGGTTCTGAGGTAATAACAATAACTGGCCAAATTGTAAATGTAACTGGAATTGCTATTGATAGGACTAAAATACCATCAGCAGTAGGTCTTAATAAGAAATTACAGATGGCAGCAGCTATAACACCAGCTGGAGCAACTAATAGGAGCATTAATTGGAAGGTAACTGACAATACAGGTGCAGATATTCCGAGCATTGCAGTAATTGATCCAACAGGAGTATTAACAACTATGGGAACAGCTTCAACAGTAAAAGTAACTGCAACATCGGCAGATAATCCAAGTATATCTGACTATGTATTTGTTACAATAGGCTAG
- a CDS encoding N-acetylmuramoyl-L-alanine amidase family protein, producing the protein MIRKINKIMALILICTSIITTVSVTVINKAGNAAENLNSSIDDEGPTDEQIFYLIKSELDAEYAKQNCIVLADSTPVKYIPLIVTSDMADKISETICTDSFVKEQIKEEMISAAKASYNTNNLPPEVINEINNKVDNMTEDELGAYKETVKKAVASQILSLNGQSMPIYAYKAIDKTDMKTVKDQGYFAGGKVGYMYMEKQGKPLIVSAAELDNTAIGKIIEEVKDKLLSCYKDIKDLINEINGSVTDLIDSISNAVDDLTDSLKDKDDDIDDAWDKVFDRFDNDKGWGRHDGYRYYYDKDGVSLKGVQTIKGKTYYFNRIDGAMETGWQIVDGKRCYFDKNKGYEVYNQWVQDGDDWYFVGDDGSVKKMQWVNDGGNEYYLKADGKMTRDWLKIDDYWYHFNESGIMEVSAWKWSDGKWYYLRDNGQAAIGWIQLGSKYYYFGDPSGEMQTGWFRADGNWYCSNDDGAMKTGWAESKDGLCYLDDATGIMKKNEWVTIDGKTYYFNVNGIMVTGSRYIDGTKYVFNPDGTLSE; encoded by the coding sequence ATGATAAGAAAAATTAATAAGATAATGGCATTGATACTTATTTGCACAAGCATAATTACAACAGTATCTGTAACTGTAATTAATAAAGCTGGCAATGCAGCTGAAAATCTAAATTCAAGTATTGACGATGAAGGACCAACAGATGAACAAATATTTTATTTAATAAAGAGTGAACTGGATGCAGAATATGCTAAACAGAATTGTATAGTTTTAGCAGATTCAACGCCGGTTAAATATATACCATTAATTGTGACAAGCGATATGGCGGATAAGATATCGGAAACCATTTGTACAGATAGTTTTGTAAAGGAACAGATTAAGGAGGAGATGATTAGTGCAGCAAAAGCTTCATATAATACAAATAATCTTCCACCAGAAGTAATAAATGAAATAAATAATAAAGTTGATAATATGACAGAGGACGAGCTTGGTGCTTATAAAGAAACAGTTAAAAAAGCTGTAGCTTCTCAAATATTAAGCCTTAATGGTCAAAGTATGCCTATATACGCATATAAAGCTATAGATAAAACAGATATGAAAACAGTTAAAGATCAAGGTTATTTTGCAGGTGGAAAAGTTGGATATATGTATATGGAAAAACAAGGAAAACCTCTAATTGTATCTGCAGCTGAGCTTGATAATACTGCTATAGGAAAAATCATTGAAGAAGTAAAGGATAAATTACTAAGTTGTTATAAAGATATAAAGGATTTAATAAACGAAATAAATGGTTCGGTAACTGATTTAATAGATAGTATAAGTAATGCTGTTGATGATTTGACAGATTCTCTTAAGGATAAAGATGATGATATAGATGATGCGTGGGACAAGGTATTTGATAGATTTGATAATGACAAAGGATGGGGCAGACATGATGGATATAGATATTATTATGATAAAGATGGAGTAAGCTTAAAAGGTGTTCAGACAATAAAGGGAAAGACATATTATTTTAATAGAATAGATGGAGCTATGGAGACAGGGTGGCAGATAGTTGATGGTAAGAGATGTTACTTTGACAAAAATAAAGGTTATGAAGTATATAATCAGTGGGTTCAAGATGGTGATGATTGGTATTTCGTTGGCGATGATGGATCGGTTAAGAAGATGCAGTGGGTTAATGATGGTGGAAACGAGTATTATTTAAAAGCTGATGGAAAAATGACAAGAGATTGGCTAAAGATAGATGATTACTGGTATCATTTTAATGAAAGTGGGATTATGGAAGTTTCTGCCTGGAAATGGTCTGACGGAAAATGGTATTACTTAAGAGATAATGGTCAGGCTGCAATAGGCTGGATTCAATTAGGAAGTAAATATTATTATTTTGGTGATCCATCAGGTGAAATGCAGACAGGCTGGTTTAGAGCAGATGGAAACTGGTATTGTTCAAATGATGATGGGGCTATGAAAACAGGATGGGCAGAATCAAAAGATGGCTTGTGCTATTTAGATGATGCTACTGGCATAATGAAGAAAAATGAATGGGTTACAATTGACGGAAAAACTTATTATTTTAATGTTAATGGAATAATGGTAACAGGTTCAAGATATATTGATGGAACAAAATATGTTTTTAATCCAGATGGAACCCTAAGTGAATAG